The following proteins are co-located in the Calliphora vicina chromosome 2, idCalVici1.1, whole genome shotgun sequence genome:
- the LOC135950725 gene encoding uncharacterized protein LOC135950725, translated as MECSNVNCQITGNDRMVSCWLCVGCYHLKCSGLKARDADSLADPQKSLHWTCPNCKNISVEFYNLFKSSKDEFDKINKEFLLLQTKLIKYGELFTKYSNLEKFTSSANILSPKRKKTNSGSVPPYITCSKAAGSTSSSDVDTNFPPGNTNLNINPSFPVEENVITSEIYPRSPLESTTMNMMDINTGTTFIPVTSAIQPVVIHPAQNSTNIHPLRVIPPKKTIFISRFAFDTSIDDIEYYIKTKLNLDVEMVIYKFKYSQPRTIASFKIRFWPDNALIREYVYRDNQRSANTVHLPSRSTNFSKN; from the coding sequence ATGGAATGTTCAAACGTAAACTGTCAAATTACTGGCAATGATCGTATGGTATCCTGCTGGCTATGCGTTGGGTGCTATCACTTGAAGTGCAGTGGCCTAAAAGCACGTGATGCTGATTCTCTAGCTGACCCTCAAAAATCCCTGCACTGGACTTGTccaaattgcaaaaatattagtgttgaattttataatcTTTTTAAAAGTTCTAAAGATGAATTTGACAAGATCAATAAGGAATTTCTGTTGCTGCAAACTAAACTCATTAAATATGGCGAATTATTTACCAAATACTCAAATCTGGAAAAATTTACATCTTCAGCTAATATTTTATCTCCTAAACGCAAGAAGACGAACTCTGGATCTGTACCACCGTATATCACCTGCTCAAAAGCTGCCGGTTCTACATCCTCGTCTGatgttgatacaaattttcCTCCAGGAAATACAAACCTGAACATTAATCCCAGTTTCCCCGTTGAAGAAAATGTCATTACATCAGAAATTTACCCCCGTTCTCCTTTGGAATCTACAACTATGAATATGATGGATATTAATACAGGAACAACGTTTATCCCTGTTACTTCTGCAATTCAGCCAGTTGTTATTCACCCTGCTCAGAACTCTACTAACATCCATCCTCTTAGAGTTATACCAcctaaaaaaactatttttatctCCCGTTTTGCTTTTGATACTTCAATTGACGATATTGAATATTATATCAAAACCAAATTGAATCTTGATGTTGAAATGGTGATCTATAAGTTTAAATATTCTCAGCCGAGAACTATTGCATCatttaaaattagattttggCCTGATAATGCATTGATTCGTGAATATGTTTACAGAGACAACCAAAGATCAGCTAATACTGTTCATTTGCCCTCCCGCTcaactaatttttcaaaaaactga